A portion of the Edaphobacter lichenicola genome contains these proteins:
- a CDS encoding ABC transporter permease, which produces MPTLSLVGMLQRSLVHRRARSFSALIAMTVSAGVATALLTLYADLDAKLHKEFRSFGANVVITAPASSPLRPDALARVQQAAGADALAAEFAYAVATTDTGTPVVVAGTDFAAVKRLDSWWQVDAWPDAAAANGALLGQRAAQFVGNEHAVALTYAGHSATLQGVGRLKTGGDEDSRIYMPLAAFTNWTGVGPSVIEVQVPGGAASVEATMARLRQELPEMQVQPVRQLVEGESKIVDRTHALMYGAVLLIALTVAVSVLATLSASVLERRRDFALMKALGGSQGQLMGMFLLEALVLALAGVAAGFVVGSAAAWAISEGNFHTATLPHLSVLPLVLLLNVAIAAMAALLPLRVLRGLQPAALLKGE; this is translated from the coding sequence ATGCCAACTTTGAGCCTGGTTGGAATGCTGCAACGATCGTTGGTGCACCGCAGAGCGCGGAGCTTTTCTGCACTGATTGCGATGACCGTCTCCGCTGGTGTGGCGACGGCACTGTTGACGTTGTATGCCGATCTGGATGCCAAGCTCCATAAGGAGTTTCGTAGCTTCGGCGCAAATGTGGTGATTACGGCACCCGCCTCTTCACCGCTGCGACCAGATGCGCTGGCACGAGTTCAGCAGGCGGCCGGTGCGGATGCACTTGCAGCGGAGTTTGCTTATGCTGTCGCGACGACGGATACAGGAACTCCGGTTGTTGTCGCGGGGACAGATTTTGCGGCAGTGAAGCGGTTGGATTCATGGTGGCAGGTGGATGCCTGGCCTGATGCTGCGGCTGCAAATGGCGCGCTGCTTGGACAGCGTGCGGCGCAGTTTGTGGGGAACGAACATGCGGTCGCACTAACTTACGCTGGGCATTCGGCGACGTTGCAGGGAGTGGGACGCCTTAAGACCGGCGGCGATGAGGATAGCCGGATCTACATGCCGCTTGCTGCGTTTACGAACTGGACAGGCGTGGGGCCGAGTGTGATTGAAGTGCAGGTTCCGGGCGGGGCAGCGAGCGTTGAGGCCACGATGGCGCGGTTACGGCAGGAGTTGCCGGAGATGCAGGTGCAGCCGGTGCGGCAGCTCGTCGAGGGCGAGTCGAAGATAGTAGACCGGACCCATGCGCTAATGTATGGCGCGGTTCTGCTGATTGCGCTGACGGTTGCGGTGAGCGTGCTGGCGACGTTGTCGGCGAGCGTACTGGAGAGACGGAGAGACTTTGCGCTGATGAAGGCGCTGGGCGGGTCGCAGGGCCAGTTGATGGGGATGTTTTTGCTGGAGGCGCTGGTGCTGGCCCTGGCGGGTGTGGCTGCTGGGTTTGTGGTTGGGTCGGCGGCGGCGTGGGCCATCAGCGAAGGAAACTTTCATACGGCGACGTTGCCGCATCTTTCTGTGTTGCCACTGGTGCTGCTGTTGAATGTGGCGATTGCAGCGATGGCTGCACTGCTCCCACTGCGAGTGCTGCGCGGGCTTCAGCCTGCTGCACTGCTGAAGGGAGAATGA
- a CDS encoding ABC transporter ATP-binding protein, producing MSVNEAKIQTGPLPDFGESTRDDCAVIALKHVTRDYAGHGNMVRALADATFSIVAGEWVAITGPSGSGKSTLVNLIGCLDRPTSGELKIDNVDVASMTATELDRFRADKIGFIFQQFHLIPYLSAIENVMLAQYFHSMTDEKEARAALERVGLGERVSHLPRELSGGEQQRVCIARALINNPPILLADEPTGNLDAANQTIVAELLQDLHRNGHTIVMVTHDPEMAGLAQRKIALSHGKVFCHPVGGPMVTLRR from the coding sequence ATGAGTGTGAACGAAGCTAAGATCCAGACCGGACCGCTGCCTGATTTTGGCGAGAGTACGCGGGATGACTGCGCCGTCATCGCGCTGAAGCACGTGACGCGGGACTATGCGGGACACGGCAACATGGTGCGGGCGCTGGCGGATGCTACGTTTTCGATTGTGGCTGGAGAGTGGGTCGCGATTACCGGGCCTTCTGGTTCTGGTAAGAGTACGCTGGTGAATTTGATTGGGTGTCTGGACCGGCCTACTTCGGGTGAGTTGAAGATTGATAACGTTGATGTGGCTTCGATGACGGCTACGGAGCTGGATCGGTTTCGCGCGGACAAGATTGGATTTATCTTTCAGCAGTTTCATCTGATTCCGTATCTGTCGGCGATTGAAAACGTAATGCTGGCGCAGTATTTTCATTCGATGACGGATGAAAAGGAAGCGCGTGCAGCGCTGGAGCGGGTGGGATTGGGTGAGCGGGTGTCGCACCTGCCGAGGGAGTTGTCGGGCGGGGAGCAGCAGAGGGTTTGTATTGCGCGGGCGTTGATCAATAATCCGCCGATTTTGCTGGCGGATGAGCCTACCGGGAATCTGGATGCGGCGAATCAGACGATTGTGGCTGAGTTGCTGCAGGATTTGCATAGGAATGGCCATACGATCGTGATGGTGACGCATGATCCGGAGATGGCGGGGCTGGCGCAGAGGAAGATTGCGCTGAGCCATGGGAAGGTTTTTTGTCACCCGGTCGGTGGGCCGATGGTCACTCTGCGGCGTTAA
- a CDS encoding NAD(+)/NADH kinase, protein MLQAAIISKPLKPELAGILRDLIAWLEARNYHYLLDPDSATYVSGVNPIPRVDLPKHKPNLVIVLGGDGTLLAAARAFARTTTPILSVNLGSLGFLTEIPLAELYPTLEAWCDNCAEIEIRSMMHAEIIRDGKTIQEWDALNDVVVAKGTIARMGDFSVEIDQQLVATFRADGIIVSTPTGSTAYNLAANGPIVMPSVNAMLVTPICPHLLTIRPIVVPGDSTVSVQVVGVPNEIYLTVDGQEAVELKLNDHVHLQRSEASVRLLRHSPNGLFSVLRSKLKWGER, encoded by the coding sequence ATGCTCCAGGCCGCCATCATCTCCAAGCCGCTCAAGCCGGAACTCGCCGGCATCCTTCGCGACCTCATCGCGTGGCTCGAAGCCCGCAACTATCACTACCTCCTCGACCCAGACAGCGCTACCTACGTCTCCGGCGTCAATCCCATCCCGCGCGTCGACCTGCCCAAACACAAGCCCAATCTGGTCATCGTTCTCGGCGGCGATGGCACTCTCCTGGCCGCAGCCCGAGCCTTCGCCCGTACCACCACCCCCATCCTCAGTGTGAACCTCGGCTCCCTCGGCTTCCTCACCGAGATCCCCCTCGCCGAGCTCTACCCCACCCTCGAAGCATGGTGCGACAACTGCGCCGAGATTGAAATCCGCAGCATGATGCACGCCGAGATCATCCGCGACGGCAAAACCATCCAGGAGTGGGACGCCCTCAACGACGTCGTCGTCGCCAAAGGCACCATCGCCCGCATGGGCGACTTCTCCGTCGAGATCGACCAGCAACTCGTCGCCACCTTCCGCGCCGACGGCATCATCGTCTCCACTCCCACCGGCTCCACGGCCTACAACCTCGCCGCCAACGGCCCCATCGTCATGCCCAGCGTCAACGCCATGCTGGTCACCCCCATCTGTCCCCACCTGCTTACCATCCGCCCCATCGTCGTCCCAGGCGACTCCACCGTCAGTGTCCAGGTCGTCGGCGTCCCCAACGAGATCTACCTCACCGTCGACGGCCAGGAGGCAGTCGAACTCAAACTGAACGATCACGTCCACCTGCAACGCTCCGAGGCCAGCGTCCGCCTCCTCCGTCACAGCCCCAACGGCCTCTTCAGCGTCCTTCGCTCCAAACTCAAATGGGGCGAGCGATAA
- a CDS encoding AsmA family protein, producing the protein MSKSARMVLIAVGAVVALLLLVAVAVPLFLNTDSFKAKIEKTLTQSLGRNVAIGKLSLSVLSGGLVAENTTVADDPAFSTQPFIQADSIKINVALLPLIFSKQLEIHGFSMEAPKIQLLRAGDGTWNYSKIGSTNQAASQSAETKSAFPNLTVGEVNIENGRISVGNGPGVATTVSHVYEDVDLKVKDFAFTKSFPFTASAKLPAGGTVIANGTAGPLNQQDASATPFAGHLDVKHLDPLAMGLMDKSDGISGTVDSVILDASWNGTQLHVSKLLVDGPKLTLVNSNVPKAPKPANASAEWTTMLENLSVDDAEIKNGTVTLMTAGQSGPGSVYQQVNAKVSNVTPKSFSPFSASAVLPNGGSLSATGTAGPFNQTNNAGTPLNANVTLKHFELGTAGVLPPDAGISGMTDLQAKITSNGQTLNAAGTATVAGIKLAKDGVPSAKPVQLQFTVAQNEQAMSGEVQQAVITIGSAVINVTGTYQGSGASTAINMKVVGNALSINELEAFLPAVGVHLPQGSRLQGGTVTTSLAVTGTTANPVISGPVKVNNTQLAGFDLGSKLQALSSFTGGRIGSATGPGTNIRSLSMNIREEGGGIRTDNIALDVAGVGTATGAGAVSSGGGLNYNMVLKLTGLTSGGGGSAPAANAGGKAAIAGALAGFIPGGSSGGAIGGIAGSALKNGIPVAIGGTTSNPTFTPNVASLATSVGASAAQGYLNGKTGQKSGKNPTDLGNALGGLLGKH; encoded by the coding sequence ATGAGTAAGTCTGCACGGATGGTCCTGATTGCAGTTGGCGCCGTGGTGGCGCTCCTTCTTCTTGTGGCGGTGGCGGTACCGCTATTTCTGAACACAGACAGCTTCAAGGCAAAGATCGAAAAGACGCTGACGCAGTCGCTGGGGCGGAATGTTGCGATTGGGAAGCTTAGCCTGTCGGTGTTGTCGGGTGGGCTGGTGGCGGAGAATACTACGGTCGCCGATGACCCGGCGTTCAGCACGCAACCGTTTATCCAGGCAGACAGCATCAAGATCAACGTGGCGTTGCTTCCACTGATATTCAGCAAACAGCTGGAGATTCATGGGTTCTCGATGGAGGCTCCGAAAATTCAGCTGCTACGTGCCGGAGACGGAACGTGGAACTACTCGAAGATCGGGTCGACCAACCAAGCGGCCAGCCAAAGTGCAGAGACCAAGTCGGCTTTTCCGAACCTGACGGTGGGTGAGGTGAATATTGAAAATGGGCGGATTTCGGTGGGAAACGGCCCAGGCGTCGCGACGACAGTGAGTCACGTATACGAGGATGTCGATTTAAAGGTGAAGGACTTTGCTTTTACAAAGTCGTTTCCGTTTACCGCCTCGGCCAAGCTTCCGGCAGGTGGGACGGTGATTGCGAATGGCACGGCGGGGCCGTTGAATCAGCAGGACGCGTCGGCAACACCGTTCGCGGGACATTTGGATGTGAAACACCTTGACCCGTTGGCGATGGGGTTGATGGATAAGTCGGATGGAATCTCGGGGACGGTGGACAGTGTGATTCTGGATGCGTCGTGGAATGGGACGCAGTTGCATGTGAGCAAGCTGCTGGTCGATGGTCCGAAGTTGACGCTGGTGAATAGCAATGTTCCGAAGGCGCCGAAGCCCGCGAATGCAAGTGCGGAGTGGACGACGATGCTGGAGAACCTTTCGGTGGACGACGCTGAGATAAAGAATGGAACAGTCACGTTGATGACGGCTGGACAGAGTGGACCGGGGTCGGTGTATCAGCAGGTGAATGCGAAGGTGTCGAACGTGACACCGAAGAGCTTTTCGCCGTTCAGTGCGAGTGCAGTGCTGCCCAATGGCGGGAGTTTGAGTGCGACCGGGACCGCTGGGCCGTTCAACCAGACAAATAATGCAGGGACGCCGCTGAATGCGAACGTCACGCTGAAGCACTTTGAGCTTGGAACCGCTGGGGTCCTGCCTCCCGATGCGGGGATCAGCGGGATGACTGATCTGCAGGCGAAGATTACCTCGAACGGGCAGACGTTGAATGCAGCAGGAACGGCGACAGTTGCGGGGATCAAGCTGGCGAAGGATGGCGTGCCGTCTGCGAAGCCGGTGCAGCTGCAGTTTACTGTGGCGCAGAATGAGCAGGCGATGTCGGGCGAGGTGCAGCAGGCGGTGATTACGATTGGGAGCGCCGTGATTAATGTGACGGGGACGTATCAGGGAAGCGGAGCGTCGACGGCGATCAATATGAAGGTGGTGGGAAACGCGTTGTCAATCAATGAGCTTGAGGCTTTCCTGCCGGCGGTGGGAGTGCATCTGCCGCAGGGCTCGCGCCTGCAGGGAGGGACGGTGACGACGTCGCTGGCGGTGACGGGAACAACAGCGAATCCAGTGATCAGCGGGCCGGTGAAGGTGAACAATACGCAGCTTGCAGGATTTGACCTGGGCTCGAAGTTGCAGGCGCTGTCGTCGTTTACAGGTGGCAGGATTGGCTCTGCGACCGGTCCGGGGACGAACATCCGCTCGCTGAGTATGAACATTCGCGAGGAGGGCGGAGGGATACGGACGGACAACATCGCGCTCGATGTCGCTGGTGTTGGGACTGCGACGGGAGCTGGTGCGGTGAGTTCAGGAGGAGGGCTGAACTACAACATGGTTTTGAAGCTGACTGGGCTGACCTCGGGTGGAGGTGGTAGTGCTCCTGCGGCGAACGCAGGTGGCAAGGCTGCGATTGCGGGGGCTTTGGCTGGCTTCATTCCGGGTGGATCTTCTGGCGGGGCTATAGGAGGGATTGCTGGCAGCGCGTTGAAGAACGGGATACCAGTGGCGATTGGTGGGACGACGAGCAATCCTACGTTCACGCCAAATGTTGCGAGCCTTGCTACCAGTGTGGGGGCGAGTGCGGCGCAGGGTTATTTGAATGGGAAGACAGGGCAGAAGAGTGGAAAGAATCCTACCGATCTGGGTAATGCGTTGGGCGGCCTGCTTGGAAAGCACTAA
- a CDS encoding TlyA family RNA methyltransferase produces MSNSIQLRRNESQKYRIDKLLVDKGHAASRERAQALILAGRVLVNEQRIDKPGTPVSIDAVIRILGSDLKYVSRGGLKLERALSHWHIDLTGLHCVDIGASTGGFTDCMLQSAAATVLAVDTGYGQIAQKLRDDPRVTLRERTNARLLTPGELLIPGTPTPAFIAMDVSFISATLVLPAVLNALSTPDQPWRGTAVILVKPQFEAGRANIGKGGIVRDPDARQAAVERVLECVVEQHGTEIDLIDSPILGMEGNHEYLLHARFL; encoded by the coding sequence ATGAGTAATTCAATACAACTTCGGCGCAACGAATCACAAAAGTACCGTATCGACAAACTTCTCGTCGACAAAGGCCACGCTGCCTCGCGCGAACGCGCGCAGGCTCTCATACTCGCAGGCAGAGTACTAGTGAACGAACAGCGTATTGACAAACCAGGTACCCCCGTCTCAATCGATGCCGTCATTCGCATCCTCGGTTCCGATCTCAAGTACGTCAGTCGTGGTGGACTCAAACTGGAGCGCGCTCTCTCTCACTGGCACATCGACCTCACCGGCCTGCACTGTGTCGACATCGGAGCCTCCACCGGTGGCTTCACCGACTGCATGCTGCAAAGCGCCGCCGCCACTGTCCTCGCAGTCGACACCGGCTACGGCCAGATCGCGCAAAAGCTCCGTGACGATCCACGCGTCACTCTGCGCGAACGAACCAACGCCCGCCTCCTCACCCCCGGCGAACTCCTCATCCCCGGCACACCCACACCTGCGTTCATCGCGATGGACGTCTCCTTCATCTCCGCCACCCTTGTCCTTCCTGCCGTCCTCAACGCGCTCAGCACTCCCGATCAACCATGGCGCGGCACCGCCGTCATCCTCGTCAAACCCCAATTCGAAGCAGGTCGCGCCAACATCGGCAAAGGCGGCATCGTCCGCGATCCCGACGCCCGTCAAGCCGCCGTCGAACGCGTGCTCGAGTGTGTCGTTGAGCAACACGGCACAGAGATCGACCTCATCGACTCTCCCATACTCGGCATGGAGGGGAACCACGAGTACCTCCTCCACGCCCGTTTTCTCTAG
- a CDS encoding RNA polymerase sigma factor yields the protein MYRETGLVNSPPPSGQDDSVLLGLVQRGDEYAMAALFDRYSKVVYSVALRVLRDPASAEDVLQEIFMQIWRNPDGFVATRGSLGGWLAVVSRNRSIDALRRKRPMESVEEMALASNYNLANEAERNSLMERARAVILMLPVEQRKTLEMAFFDGLTHSEIAEMTGDPLGTVKTRIRSALTSLRKAFPA from the coding sequence ATGTATAGAGAAACGGGACTCGTAAATTCACCACCACCCTCGGGGCAGGACGATTCAGTCCTACTCGGACTTGTGCAGAGGGGGGACGAGTACGCCATGGCGGCGCTGTTCGACCGCTATTCGAAGGTTGTGTACTCAGTTGCCCTACGGGTCCTCAGAGACCCAGCCTCGGCGGAAGACGTGCTCCAGGAAATCTTCATGCAGATCTGGCGTAATCCTGATGGGTTTGTAGCAACTCGCGGTAGTCTTGGCGGCTGGCTCGCAGTGGTATCGAGAAATCGATCGATCGATGCGCTTCGTAGAAAGCGTCCGATGGAGTCAGTGGAAGAGATGGCCCTGGCCTCCAACTACAACCTTGCAAACGAAGCAGAACGCAATAGCTTGATGGAGAGAGCACGGGCAGTAATTCTTATGCTTCCAGTGGAGCAGCGCAAGACGCTGGAGATGGCGTTTTTTGATGGGTTGACCCACTCCGAGATCGCGGAGATGACGGGCGATCCACTCGGTACAGTCAAGACAAGAATCCGCAGCGCTCTGACCTCGCTGAGAAAGGCGTTCCCAGCATGA
- a CDS encoding anti-sigma factor, whose amino-acid sequence MSEPRRITSEDLALFAMQLLSKDEAAEVAAYIERSPEARRELAEIQGDLAFYAHTVDMHTPPTQARERLMQQVGREKKAIPIDRQPVAEATTSPGRDDGRSYLSKDAQDEQPKRGVAGKVLPWIGWAAAAGLAVSTGDLYREREALRSAVTQQAGQIDHLTADAAAARQVLDTMTDTTAMRVTLTTKGAPALPQGKATYVANKGSLIFLASNLAPLQPAKTYELWLIPAAAGQNPIPAGTFHPDEHGNANVILPQLPKGVEAKAFGVTIEDEGGSATPTLPIILVGA is encoded by the coding sequence ATGAGCGAGCCACGGCGTATTACTTCAGAAGATTTAGCGTTGTTTGCCATGCAGCTTCTCTCAAAGGATGAGGCAGCCGAAGTCGCGGCATACATTGAGCGTTCGCCAGAGGCGCGGCGTGAGTTGGCTGAGATTCAAGGGGATCTCGCGTTCTATGCGCATACGGTCGATATGCATACGCCGCCTACGCAGGCGCGCGAACGGCTCATGCAGCAGGTTGGACGAGAGAAGAAGGCAATTCCGATCGACCGGCAACCAGTTGCGGAGGCTACGACAAGCCCGGGCCGCGATGACGGTCGCAGTTATCTGTCTAAGGATGCTCAGGACGAGCAGCCGAAGCGCGGTGTCGCAGGCAAGGTGTTGCCATGGATCGGCTGGGCTGCGGCGGCGGGGCTAGCTGTCTCGACAGGAGATCTGTATCGCGAGCGGGAGGCGCTGCGCAGCGCCGTTACACAACAGGCAGGACAGATCGATCACTTGACGGCAGATGCAGCGGCAGCGCGGCAGGTGCTGGATACGATGACCGACACCACCGCGATGCGAGTGACGTTGACGACGAAGGGCGCGCCGGCTCTTCCGCAGGGCAAGGCTACCTACGTTGCGAACAAAGGGTCGTTGATCTTCTTGGCGAGCAATCTGGCACCGCTGCAGCCCGCCAAGACATATGAACTGTGGCTCATTCCCGCTGCGGCTGGACAGAATCCGATTCCTGCAGGAACCTTCCATCCGGATGAACATGGAAACGCAAACGTCATTCTGCCGCAGTTGCCGAAGGGAGTCGAAGCGAAGGCGTTTGGCGTGACGATCGAGGATGAAGGCGGATCCGCGACTCCGACTCTACCGATTATCCTTGTCGGTGCGTAA
- a CDS encoding YncE family protein, whose translation MAQTIRTASRHTFQFALAAAVIASIAGCGNNYRPVITAISPVGPAAQPQKFAVAISSTGTPTNPTAGLLTFVDFSGDTILITANVGVNPYYLILNNTTVTSTSAGTTSTATTGFTLNSDRTFSTFDIDTTLLTSQVLQSTLPPNACPLAIFPEGTSTYVTNSATNPGPCPGITNGPNAIFQFAGSPLNLQQQLVVDPAFSPIYTVGVVGAPRVFAISQSNTGGPGQVNTIETASNTVDPVAIPVGRGPVYGIMTGDASSAAKRAFILNQTDGTVTVINAQTNLLDNVPTGATNPIVVGANPLWADAAPVRNEIVVANAGDGVTPGSVSIISVPLCSATAQPNNPNCDLNSPVDAAGFGTVLANVPVGINPVMIAVLQDTTNSRAYVVNSGNRSLPCAAPTAALPLGNCTVSVINLATNTVTATIPIPQSTIVGITPNINGHPTYIAASSGTPTGKVYVTSPESNFMTVIRTDIDAIDTTVPLQGNGVSVRVTAP comes from the coding sequence ATGGCCCAGACCATCCGGACCGCATCCCGTCACACCTTCCAGTTCGCTTTGGCAGCCGCTGTCATCGCATCGATCGCAGGCTGCGGCAACAACTACCGCCCCGTTATCACCGCCATCAGCCCTGTCGGTCCTGCGGCGCAACCGCAGAAGTTTGCCGTCGCGATCTCCAGCACTGGGACACCCACAAACCCCACCGCAGGCCTGCTGACCTTTGTGGACTTCTCAGGGGATACCATCCTTATCACGGCCAACGTCGGCGTGAACCCCTACTATCTCATCTTGAACAACACCACCGTCACCAGCACTAGCGCTGGCACCACCTCCACTGCCACGACAGGATTCACGCTCAACAGCGACCGGACCTTTAGCACCTTCGACATCGACACCACGTTGCTCACCAGCCAGGTTCTCCAGAGCACGCTCCCACCCAACGCCTGCCCGCTCGCCATCTTCCCCGAGGGCACTTCAACCTACGTCACAAACTCTGCCACCAATCCCGGCCCCTGCCCCGGCATCACCAACGGCCCGAACGCGATCTTCCAGTTCGCTGGCTCACCCTTGAACCTGCAGCAGCAGCTTGTCGTCGATCCGGCCTTCAGCCCCATCTATACCGTCGGCGTTGTCGGCGCCCCGCGCGTCTTCGCCATCAGCCAAAGCAACACGGGCGGGCCCGGCCAGGTCAACACCATCGAGACAGCCAGCAACACCGTCGATCCGGTTGCAATTCCCGTCGGCCGCGGTCCTGTCTACGGCATCATGACCGGCGATGCCTCCAGCGCCGCGAAGCGAGCCTTCATCCTCAACCAGACCGACGGCACAGTCACTGTCATCAACGCCCAGACCAACCTCCTCGACAACGTTCCCACGGGAGCGACCAATCCCATCGTCGTCGGCGCCAATCCCCTATGGGCTGACGCGGCCCCGGTCCGCAACGAGATCGTCGTCGCCAACGCAGGAGACGGCGTCACTCCTGGTTCCGTAAGCATCATCAGTGTTCCGCTCTGTTCGGCGACCGCCCAGCCCAACAATCCCAACTGTGACCTCAACAGTCCTGTCGACGCCGCCGGTTTTGGAACAGTCCTCGCGAACGTACCGGTCGGCATCAATCCGGTCATGATCGCCGTTCTCCAGGACACCACCAACAGCCGTGCCTACGTCGTCAATAGCGGCAATCGCAGTCTCCCCTGCGCCGCTCCAACGGCAGCTCTTCCTCTCGGCAACTGCACTGTATCCGTAATCAATCTCGCTACAAATACAGTCACCGCAACCATCCCGATTCCGCAAAGCACGATCGTCGGCATCACCCCGAACATCAACGGGCATCCGACCTACATCGCCGCCAGCAGCGGAACCCCTACCGGCAAGGTCTACGTCACCTCGCCCGAGTCGAACTTCATGACCGTCATCCGTACCGATATAGACGCCATCGACACGACTGTTCCGCTGCAAGGCAACGGAGTTTCGGTACGTGTCACCGCACCCTAA
- a CDS encoding DUF92 domain-containing protein, producing MDKEMQVGERDTGWRKAIPEARDRLQSKWLVGVVGTVLALQTISVHPQIYFLWATDRTAGLILIAKMVGISVAFACLVLALRAATLGGALAGGMICMILLNGTVSPRETIVRSGLTPLIVLFVLTFLATRAGRREKTRKGLAENRRGRSAAQVIANLAAAALSVSWLTLNLLTGFELPTESYYLAWVHPVMMIMCLAALTEATADTVSSEIGQAFGGAPMMLVGLRRVDIGTDGAVTLLGSGAGVVAGVLVAAVGAWALRLGILEGAIAGFAGVCGLFFDSLLGATVERRGWLGNDLVNFASTVFAAMLAAAVYRLFMH from the coding sequence ATGGACAAGGAAATGCAAGTGGGCGAGCGCGATACGGGCTGGAGGAAGGCTATTCCGGAGGCGCGGGACCGGTTGCAGTCGAAGTGGCTGGTGGGTGTGGTGGGTACTGTCTTAGCTTTGCAGACCATCTCCGTTCATCCGCAGATTTACTTCCTGTGGGCTACGGATAGAACTGCCGGGTTGATTCTTATTGCGAAGATGGTCGGGATCAGTGTTGCTTTTGCATGTCTTGTGTTGGCTTTGCGTGCTGCCACGCTGGGGGGTGCATTGGCTGGCGGAATGATCTGCATGATTCTTCTGAACGGAACCGTTTCTCCGCGCGAAACGATAGTGCGGTCCGGGCTTACGCCTTTAATTGTTCTGTTCGTGCTTACTTTTCTTGCTACGCGAGCGGGTCGACGGGAAAAGACTCGGAAAGGACTCGCTGAAAATCGCAGGGGGCGAAGTGCGGCGCAGGTGATTGCAAATCTTGCGGCTGCGGCGTTGAGCGTCTCGTGGCTTACTTTGAATCTTCTGACGGGGTTCGAGCTCCCTACTGAGTCCTACTACCTGGCCTGGGTGCATCCGGTGATGATGATCATGTGTCTCGCGGCTCTGACGGAGGCAACGGCGGATACGGTTTCTTCGGAGATTGGACAGGCGTTTGGTGGGGCTCCGATGATGCTTGTGGGGTTGCGACGGGTCGATATCGGAACAGATGGGGCCGTGACTTTGTTGGGATCTGGTGCGGGAGTTGTTGCTGGGGTGTTAGTGGCTGCGGTGGGCGCCTGGGCGCTTCGACTGGGCATTTTAGAGGGAGCGATTGCTGGATTTGCCGGAGTTTGTGGATTATTTTTCGACAGCCTGCTGGGAGCTACGGTGGAACGGCGAGGTTGGCTGGGAAATGATCTGGTGAACTTCGCTTCGACCGTGTTTGCTGCGATGTTGGCTGCGGCTGTCTATCGGCTCTTCATGCACTAA
- a CDS encoding YdcF family protein: MIVPPSNLRSPVTTRALVFRRVLALLLLIATGWCIWVYNQIDSLATQDNAQPADAIAVFGAAEYSGHPSPVLHARLDHAVELYRKQIAPLVITLGGGSDKDSGNTEGGVGRDYLLANGIPFGNIIAETRSIDTEQQVHRLAAIARENNLHHIVVVSDGTHLFRIRQLCEDAGLDVYTSPRPIVGHISNYDLTMRYFHEIVSYTALRLNLNVSWLHSWLEGKPDV; this comes from the coding sequence ATGATCGTCCCTCCATCCAATCTGCGCTCGCCCGTCACCACCCGCGCTCTCGTCTTTCGTCGCGTGCTCGCGCTGCTGCTTCTCATCGCGACCGGATGGTGCATCTGGGTTTACAACCAGATCGACTCCCTGGCGACCCAGGACAACGCCCAACCTGCCGACGCCATCGCCGTCTTCGGTGCAGCCGAGTACTCCGGCCATCCATCCCCCGTCCTTCACGCCCGCCTCGACCACGCCGTCGAGCTCTATCGCAAACAGATCGCCCCACTTGTCATCACACTCGGCGGCGGCAGCGACAAAGACTCCGGCAACACCGAAGGCGGCGTCGGCCGCGACTACCTCCTCGCCAACGGCATTCCCTTCGGCAACATCATCGCCGAAACCCGCTCCATCGATACCGAACAGCAGGTCCACCGACTCGCCGCCATCGCCCGCGAGAACAACCTTCACCACATCGTCGTCGTCTCCGACGGCACGCATCTCTTCCGCATCCGCCAGCTCTGCGAAGACGCCGGCCTCGACGTCTACACCTCACCGCGCCCGATCGTAGGCCACATCAGCAACTACGACCTCACCATGCGCTACTTCCATGAGATCGTCAGCTACACCGCCCTCCGCCTCAATCTCAACGTCAGCTGGCTGCACAGTTGGCTCGAAGGCAAGCCCGACGTTTAG